A segment of the Bacteriovorax sp. BAL6_X genome:
TCAATGATCGTGAAGAAGAATTTCTAAGAGCATGGGATAAGTTAGACCCAGTATCAGAATTTGAAAAGTTTAGAAATGATGAAGTAGAAAAGTATCAGGGCAACCGTAATCCATTTATCGATTACCCTGAACTAATTGATTTGCTAACGGACCTTTAATTATTTGATCTTTGCCATTTCACTTGCTGGATCCTTAGAGTTTCCATTCAAGCGACGGTCTAAGATCATTTTAAAATGAGAATAAGGGTATGCGCCCTTAACTGGAACACCGGCCACGACAAAACCAGGAGTGCCACTAAAGCCCAGTTTATTTGCACTTGCTACGTCCGCAGCAATCTTATTTTCAACGCGTTTAGAATTTACGAGTCGTTTAATTTTGTTAACATCTAACTTCATCTCTTTAACTAAGCTAATAAAGTACTTCTCACCATGGCGAACCTTATTTTGATTCTTCAAAATAGTCTCATGAAAATCAAATGCCTTTTGTCCATACTCAATTCGAATGGCCTCATAGTACTTGGCCGCAAGTCTAGCATTAGGGTGAATAGAATCAATAGGTAGATGACGATAGACAAAAGCAACGTCATCCTTATAATCATCAAGAACCTGCTTAACAGTCTCTAGAGCGCGATAACAGAATGGACACTGAAAATCAGAGTATTCATAAATAATAACTTTTGCATTCGGATTACCAATAATTAAGTCTTCGCTGTGTTTTTCAACTTCAATTGGATTTTTAAAAGCTGCTTCTAAAATCTCTTGCTCTTTCTTATTGCGATCTTCAAGGGCCTTCTCTCTCATTTGAGAGGCCATCTTCTGAAGTGTTTCCATGAACAGTTGTGGATTTTTTTTCATGACTTCAGTTAAGATTTCAGGATTCTTCTCCAATGTTTTTTGAAGATCACTTGCTGATTGCTTTGACTGGCAAGATGCCAAGAATAGCGCAATAAAGGCAAAAAGAAATGGAATGGTTAATCGCTTAGACATAATTGGCCCCTAGTAGTTATCGTTACTTTTGTTAACAAACCTTTCGTAATATTATGGCCAAGCTTTATTCACTCTACGTTAGAGTTATGTCAAATCTTTGAAAAGAATATAAAAAAAGGGCCTTATAAAGCCCCCTATTTATCAGTTATTCGACGTTTTTAATTTTATTGAGCAAATTGCGGGCGAAGTTTGTAACCAATTCCACGAACTGTTTCAATTAAATTCTCATTAAACTTCTGACGTAATTGAAGAACGTGTGTATCCACTGTACGAGTTGATGGATAGCATTCATATCCCCATACCTTATTTAAAATTTCGTCACGAGAAAGAGCACGGTTTGGATTTTCAACAAGAAGCTTTAAGAAATCAAACTCCATTTTAGTTAGTTCGACTAAGCTTCCGTCCCAAGTTACTTCTCTTGTATCATTATCAATTTTAAGTTTTCCAAGAGTTAACACACCTTTTGTATCAATATCCTTGGCCATGGCCCCTTGATCACCAATACGAAGCTGAACACGGATACGAGCAAGGAGCTCGCGAGACTCAAATGGCTTAGTCATATAATCATTTGCACCAGACTCAAGACCTACGACTTTATCAATAAGATCAGTCTTGGCCGTTAGAATAATCATTGGCGTGTTATTATTATTGGCACGAATCTCTTTAAGAAAGTCGATCCCTTGCCCATCAGGAAGCATCCAGTCTTGAATGATAAGATTAAATCCTTTTAGATCAATTTTTCTAGCCTCTTCAAGAGTTTGTGCCCAAGTTGTGTCAAATCCTTCCATTTTAAGAAAATCAAGTATTCCTTTTCCCAATGAAACATCGTCTTCAACTAATAGAATCTTATCCATATTTACTTCCTTTTAGGTAGCGTAATAATAAATTTCGTCGGCTTCTTTACCAACTCAATTTTCCCGCCCCATTCATCAACAATATTTTTAATAATATTTAAACCTAAACCAGTACCAGAACTCTTAGAACCTTTTACAAACTCACTCGTAAGTGTATCGAGATCCTTTGTAATCTCACCACCATCACCAACTTCAACAACAAAGAATTTGTCCTTTTCATAGATCTTCAAATAATGTTCTTCTGCACCATGAATAAAAGAGTTTTCAACCAGATTCTTTATTAAAATTTGAAACCAATAGTAATCAACAAAGATTGTATCCTGAACATCTATAAAGATTTCAATTTCCTTATCGTAAGTTTCCTTAATAGGAATGATTGTATCATAAATAAGGTCATCCAAATGATCTAACTTTTCATAACTGAAAGTTAGCATACCTGAAGCATTTGAACCTTGTAGATAGTGCTTAGACTTCTCCGTAAGGCGTTGTAGGCGATAAACTTCACCTGCTATACGCAGAACATCTTCTTGTTGATCTTCCGGCAAAGAACCCAGTGAACGATTCATTTTTTCAACGATAAGTAGTAGAGATGCAACAGGAGTTCTAAACTCGTGAGTTAGAACTTGAAGGGCCATCTTCTTTCGACTCTCTTCTACCTTATCATCCTTAATCTTACTAAAGAGCAGCCAAAGAATGATAAAGAAGATGACAATAATACCTGTAAATGAAGTCAGGGTTGATGTCGAAACAGACTGTAAGAGGTGTCTCGTGTTTTGTCTCCAACAGATTGGTCCATCATTATAAACACACCACTTTCCAGCACGTGCTCTTGTGATTTGATAGGGTGTCTGATCTAAGAATCTTTCAATGGAATCATTGGCATAGAAACGGTATTCTAAGACATTATACTGTCTTGGATACTTAATCCTTGCAAGTAAGAAATTCTTAGCAAGGATTGTCCCCTCTTCATTAATAATATCCTGAAGAGTTTCTTGTGAAAGACTTGCTAGAAGTCCATAGATCCCACCAAGTGGCCCAATCTCACGTTGAAGTTGAGCAAGTTCCGAGACATGAAAATAAGAAAGTCTGCGCCTTACCCAAGACGTCTGAGAGGCCTGTCCAGTGGCCAATTGATATTGAAATAAGAGATAAGCGTAACTTACTCCTGACTCGTGAATATAAGGGGGAGATTTAACAAACCAATTTGGAATATTTCTAATTCTACCACAGCGAATTTGCTCCCATACTCCCTTCTTGCGTGTTCCAGTTAATTGAGACTGAAGAATTTCAATATTTGAACAACCCTTTGAACTTGAAAGTAGAGATGCATCAAATTCTTCGATTGCAAGAGACGGATTAAGAAGCTGGAATTGCTCATCGGAGTAATATAGTGATGAGAAATTTACGATGGCGTAAGGAGTAATCGTGGTCTGCATCTTAACTTTTAGCTCATTAATTTCGTCAATTTGATACTGACTGGCAAAACGAGGAGCGAAAGTTTTTAAAACAAAACTTCCAGAAAAGAAGGCCACAATTAACGCCGTGAATATAAGTACAATATAAGGTTTCATTAAATCTAAGTAATCCCAGCATTTACAATATTAAACGTATCGTTAATAATTGTCCTAAATAAGTCAGAATATTGTCAATTAATCTTATGGCACACAGCAAGACC
Coding sequences within it:
- a CDS encoding thioredoxin domain-containing protein, giving the protein MSKRLTIPFLFAFIALFLASCQSKQSASDLQKTLEKNPEILTEVMKKNPQLFMETLQKMASQMREKALEDRNKKEQEILEAAFKNPIEVEKHSEDLIIGNPNAKVIIYEYSDFQCPFCYRALETVKQVLDDYKDDVAFVYRHLPIDSIHPNARLAAKYYEAIRIEYGQKAFDFHETILKNQNKVRHGEKYFISLVKEMKLDVNKIKRLVNSKRVENKIAADVASANKLGFSGTPGFVVAGVPVKGAYPYSHFKMILDRRLNGNSKDPASEMAKIK
- a CDS encoding response regulator transcription factor; this translates as MDKILLVEDDVSLGKGILDFLKMEGFDTTWAQTLEEARKIDLKGFNLIIQDWMLPDGQGIDFLKEIRANNNNTPMIILTAKTDLIDKVVGLESGANDYMTKPFESRELLARIRVQLRIGDQGAMAKDIDTKGVLTLGKLKIDNDTREVTWDGSLVELTKMEFDFLKLLVENPNRALSRDEILNKVWGYECYPSTRTVDTHVLQLRQKFNENLIETVRGIGYKLRPQFAQ
- a CDS encoding sensor histidine kinase KdpD, which gives rise to MKPYIVLIFTALIVAFFSGSFVLKTFAPRFASQYQIDEINELKVKMQTTITPYAIVNFSSLYYSDEQFQLLNPSLAIEEFDASLLSSSKGCSNIEILQSQLTGTRKKGVWEQIRCGRIRNIPNWFVKSPPYIHESGVSYAYLLFQYQLATGQASQTSWVRRRLSYFHVSELAQLQREIGPLGGIYGLLASLSQETLQDIINEEGTILAKNFLLARIKYPRQYNVLEYRFYANDSIERFLDQTPYQITRARAGKWCVYNDGPICWRQNTRHLLQSVSTSTLTSFTGIIVIFFIILWLLFSKIKDDKVEESRKKMALQVLTHEFRTPVASLLLIVEKMNRSLGSLPEDQQEDVLRIAGEVYRLQRLTEKSKHYLQGSNASGMLTFSYEKLDHLDDLIYDTIIPIKETYDKEIEIFIDVQDTIFVDYYWFQILIKNLVENSFIHGAEEHYLKIYEKDKFFVVEVGDGGEITKDLDTLTSEFVKGSKSSGTGLGLNIIKNIVDEWGGKIELVKKPTKFIITLPKRK